One window from the genome of Candidatus Binataceae bacterium encodes:
- the tilS gene encoding tRNA lysidine(34) synthetase TilS, with protein sequence MARRNSHRVARAVAAFFARQPQMAAQPLLLGLSGGPDSVALLHALLALAPAMRPALYAAHYNHDLRHSAARDENFVRELCARLGVPLQVGHACDLAGSNLEARARQARYRYLTEAAERVGAAHIAVAHQAEDQAETVLMRLLRGAGVTGLGAMAPVGPGRLVRPLLEVRRAEILDYLAAIGANYVEDDSNASLVPERNRVRLRLIPLLETDFSPGLSARLCALAAEMRSVGSLLESLADQFLSTATDAHGDLEIERLQALPQALALAALRAYVERQVGSLSHFDRSHFEALYRLCIKGKPNGRLDLPGGWRGWRQYGRLRIVGQIPAKRSLEFERELHAGARVDLAGLTIEAWLRPAVGELRPRSEDEALFDADVLEDGLRVRNCRPGDRIVPLGMRGRRKLNRIFIERRVAPALRAGWPLLVWRDEVVWLPGLVRSNAALVSARTKRVLQVRMSVAPNLNRVLASR encoded by the coding sequence ATGGCGCGCCGCAATTCCCATCGGGTGGCGCGCGCGGTGGCCGCCTTCTTTGCCCGCCAGCCGCAAATGGCAGCCCAGCCACTGCTGTTGGGCTTGTCCGGCGGTCCCGATTCGGTGGCGCTGCTTCACGCCTTGCTCGCCCTGGCCCCGGCGATGCGCCCGGCGCTTTACGCCGCTCATTACAATCACGACTTGCGGCACAGTGCGGCTCGCGATGAGAACTTCGTGCGAGAACTGTGCGCCCGGCTCGGGGTTCCCCTGCAAGTCGGCCACGCGTGCGATCTGGCAGGTAGCAACCTGGAGGCGCGCGCGCGCCAGGCCCGCTATCGCTATCTGACCGAAGCGGCAGAGCGCGTCGGGGCCGCGCACATCGCGGTGGCTCATCAAGCCGAGGATCAAGCCGAAACCGTTCTGATGCGGTTGCTGCGTGGCGCGGGTGTGACTGGGCTGGGGGCGATGGCGCCAGTGGGTCCCGGTCGTTTGGTTCGGCCGCTATTGGAAGTGCGCCGCGCCGAGATCCTCGACTATCTGGCCGCGATCGGCGCCAATTATGTGGAAGACGACAGCAACGCTTCGCTGGTTCCCGAGCGTAATCGCGTGCGGCTTCGCCTGATCCCACTTTTGGAGACGGACTTTTCCCCAGGCCTGAGCGCCCGCTTGTGTGCATTGGCTGCCGAGATGCGCTCGGTTGGCAGCCTGCTAGAAAGCTTGGCCGACCAATTTTTAAGCACTGCCACGGACGCGCACGGTGACCTGGAGATCGAGCGGCTGCAGGCCTTGCCCCAAGCGCTGGCGCTTGCGGCCCTGCGGGCCTACGTCGAGCGACAGGTGGGCAGCCTGTCCCATTTCGACCGCAGCCACTTCGAAGCGCTCTACCGTCTATGTATTAAGGGGAAACCCAATGGACGGCTGGACTTGCCCGGTGGCTGGCGCGGCTGGCGCCAATACGGCAGACTTAGGATTGTCGGTCAGATTCCTGCCAAGCGCTCGCTCGAGTTCGAGAGGGAGTTGCACGCGGGGGCCCGGGTGGATCTGGCAGGGCTCACGATCGAAGCATGGCTGCGGCCTGCGGTGGGTGAGCTGAGGCCGCGCAGCGAGGACGAGGCGCTGTTTGACGCCGATGTTTTGGAGGATGGCTTGCGGGTGCGAAACTGTCGCCCGGGAGACCGCATTGTTCCTTTGGGAATGCGCGGGCGGCGCAAGCTCAATCGAATCTTCATCGAACGGCGCGTGGCCCCGGCTTTGCGCGCGGGTTGGCCGCTGTTGGTGTGGAGGGATGAAGTAGTGTGGCTGCCAGGCTTGGTGCGCTCCAATGCGGCGCTGGTGAGCGCGCGGACCAAGCGGGTACTGCAGGTGCGAATGAGCGTTGCGCCGAATTTGAACCGCGTGCTAGCGTCTAGATGA
- a CDS encoding chaperone modulator CbpM, with protein sequence MAERNRKPRAPSRASSARRERILYTRSVILSLGRINEADLARWEAHDLIGPSRVSAGETLYDQAALERIRLIRLLAEELEVNLPGIEIIVRLLQSSRR encoded by the coding sequence ATGGCTGAGCGAAACCGTAAGCCGCGCGCACCGTCGCGTGCGAGCAGCGCACGGCGCGAGCGCATCCTGTACACCCGCTCCGTGATCCTCAGCCTGGGGCGAATTAACGAAGCTGATTTGGCGCGCTGGGAAGCCCACGATCTGATTGGTCCAAGCCGGGTTAGCGCGGGTGAGACACTTTACGATCAGGCAGCGCTCGAACGCATCCGGCTCATCCGTTTGTTAGCGGAAGAATTGGAGGTCAATCTGCCCGGGATCGAGATTATCGTGCGGTTGCTGCAATCTTCCAGGCGGTAG